The Natronincola ferrireducens nucleotide sequence TATATCTCCACACTTTTAAAGAAGGTCTTATTCAAAACTAAATCCGCCCTATCTGGCTCTTGCTGTATTCTCCTATTATTTAAATAATACCAAGAGCTTAATGCAATAATTATAACACCTCCAATAATAGCTATTGCTTTATATTTTTTAATGCAATTTATCATTATATCACCCTCCTTAAATTTATTATGGGCTAAAAATGATTTTTAATTCTTATGATAGCTACGGCAAATTTTCACTAATTAGTGGATTGTCTTAATCATCACAAAAAAAAGAAGACTTTTCTTAAGTCTTCTTCATCAACTCCTTCATACACTGCAAAACCTTTTTTTCTATTCTTGAAACCTGTACTTGGGATATTCCTAAGATTTCTGCTATCTCTGTTTGGGTCTTATCTTTAAAATAACGTAGCATAATAATTTGACGCTCTCTAGCTTCTAATTTAGCTAAGGTATCCTGTAGTAATAACTTGTCAATAAGATCTGCATCATTTAAGGATTCGTCTTTGCTAATCTTGTCTATTAAGTATATGGGGGCTCCATCGTCGTGGTGGATAATATCATATAGATACTCTGGATGGGCATTAGAGTCTAGTGCCATAACGATTTCTTCTTTATCAATATTTAATTCAATAGCAAGCTCTTGCAACGTTGCTTCTCGCCCCAACTCCTTAAACAGCTTTTCTTTGGCTATTTTTACTTTAGAAGCTGTCTGCTTCAAATTTCTAGAAACCTTAATAATACCATCATCCCTTAGAAATCGTTTTATTTCTCCAACAATCATTGGAACAGCATAGGTTGAAAATTTTACATCATAACTAGAGTCAAATTTCTTAATAGCCTTTATTAATCCTATACAACCCAACTGAAATAAATCTTCCTTTTCATAGCCCCTATTAGCAAAACGATTAATCATACTTCTAACTAATCCAAGATTATGACTTACTAAAGTTTCTTGTGCCTGCATATCTCCTTTTTGGGCTTTTTTTATGAGCTCCATTGTTTCCTCATGCCCTAGTATTTCGTTGTACTCCCCTGAAAACGCTGGTATATTCATCTTATCTACCCCTTAATCTTCACTCAGGCTTTTAAACTTCTTCATCATAGTTATTTTTGTTCCCTTTCCAATCTCAGAATATACATCTATATAGTCCATGAAAGTTTCCATAACCGTAAAACCCATTCCAGAACGTTCCAGATCAGGCTTAGAAGTATATAATGGTTCTCTAGCCCTTTCTATATCTTCTATACCTATACCTTCATCTTCTACTATAATTTCCAATTCATCAGCATTTATTCTACATGTTATTGTTACTAAACCACTTTTATTTTCATATCCATGGATAATTGAATTGGTGACGGCTTCTGAAACAGCTGTTTTTATATCTGAAATTTCTTCAATAGTGGGGTCTAGTTGTGAAGCGAAGGCAGCTACAACAATCCTAGCAAAAGCTTCATTTTGAGACTTGTTATCAAACTCTAATTTCATATAGTTTTTGTATTCCATTCCATTACACTCCTTTACACACTTTTGAGAGCATCAGTTTTGTTTTTATATTTACCAATAATACGATACAAACCAGCCAAGCTAAATATTTTATCTATTTTTTCAGATACTTCCACTACTGCTACCTTTCCCCCAAGCTTATTGATATTTTTGTATCGACCAATAATAACCCCTATGCCTGAGCTATCCATAAATTTTAGCTCCTTTAAATCAAAAATTAAATTCTTTGAGCGTTTATTTATAATCATTTCATCTAGCTCTGTTCTTATTTGTTGTGCAACATGGTGGTCCAACTCTCCTTTTAGCTTTACAATTAGAGTGTTTTCTATAATTTCATAGTATAATTGCAAAATACTTCCCTCCCTATGGCTTTATAAATACTAGTTCGAGACATACTTAAACAACTCCTTCAGTGAAAAATAACTACTTTTGTAGATTTTTGAAATTTTATGTTGAAATAACTTTACAAAAGAAAATATGATCTTGTTTATTAAAAATACTGTATACAATATACTGTATCATGTGTTATAATTTAATTAACATTATATTTCTTAAAAAAGGAGTGGGGATTATGAATAATACTTATAAATTTAAAACTGCTAAGTGGACTGAAGGGATAGATGTAAGGAGCTTTATACAGGCCAACTATTCTCCCTATTATGGTAATCATGATTTTTTAGTAGAACCTACTGATGAAACTAAGAAGCTTTGGGATGAAGTGCTAAGACTCATGGAGCTAGAACGAAAAAACAATGGTACCCTTGATATAGATACTGATACGATTTCCACTATTATATCCCATCAACCAGGTTATATTGACAAAGATAGAGAAAAAATCGTTGGGCTGCAAACCGATATGCCTCTTAAAAGAGCTGTTATGCCCTATGGTGGCATTCGGATGGTGGAGAGCGCGTGTAAAGCCTATGGTTACGAACTAAATCAACAAATAAAAGATATCTTCCGTAATTACAGGAAAACCCATAATGATGGTGTTTTTGATGCTTATACTGAAGAAATGTTGGCTGCTAGAAAAGCCGGTATTATAACAGGTCTGCCAGATGCCTATGGTCGAGGTAGAATTATAGGAGATTATAGGAGGGTTGCCCTTTATGGTGTTGATAGATTGATAGAGGATAAGGTGCAACAGAAAAAATCATTAGAACTTGATTCTATAGATGAAGCTGCAATCCGATTAAGAGAAGAAATACAGGAGCAAATTAAAGCATTACAAGAATTAAAGGACATGGCTAAATCCTACGGATTTGATATATCCAATGGAGCTGCTAATGCCTTTGAAGCAGTTCAATGGCTATACTTTGCATATTTAGCTGCTGTAAAAGAGCAAAATGGTGCAGCTATGAGCTTAGGTAGAGTTTCAACCTTCTTAGATATTTATATCGAAAGAGATATTGCTGAGGGTAGATTAACCGAAGAGGAAGCCCAAGAGTTAGTTGATCATTTCGTTATGAAGCTAAGAATGGTAAGGTTTTTAAGAACACCAGATTATAATGAACTCTTTAGCGGTGATCCTACTTGGATTACAGAATGTATAGGAGGTATGGGTTTAGATGGAAGACCTCTTGTTACAAAAACTTCCTTTAGAATCCTTCATACTCTATATAATTTAGGTGCTGCACCAGAGCCTAACTTAACCGTTCTATGGTCAGACCAGCTTCCAGAAAACTTTAAAAATTACTGTTCAAAGGTATCCATCGACACTAGCTCCCTACAATATGAAAGTGATGATTTAATGCGTCCCTATTGGGGAGATGATTATGGTATTGCCTGCTGTGTATCAGCTATGCCCATTGGAAAGCAAATGCAATTCTTTGGAGCCAGATGCAACTTAGCTAAAGCTTTACTTTATGCTATTAACGGTGGTAGAGACGAGATGACAGGTCTTCAAATAGGGCCTAAATTTGAATCCATCACTTCTGAATATTTAGATTATGATGAGGTAATGGATAAATTTAATACATTTATTGATTGGATTGCCAAGCTCTATGTAAATACCTTAAACGTAATTCATTATATGCATGATAAATACGCCTATGAGAAAATACAAATGGCTCTCCATGATCGTGATGTGATTAGAACAATGGCTTGCGGCATTGCAGGTTTATCTGTGTGCACAGACGCCTTAAGTGCTATTAAATATAGTAAAGTAAAGACTGTTAGAAATGAGGCTGGCCTTGTAGTTGATTATGAAATCCAAGGGGATTTCCCTAAGTACGGCAATAATGAGGATGTAGTGGATAAGATAGCCGTAACCCTTGTAAAACGGTTTATGGATGCCATCAGAAAAAACAAAACCTATAGAAATGCCATCCCAACCCAATCAGTATTAACCATAACCTCTAACGTTGTATATGGTAAGAAAACCGGGAGTACACCAGATGGAAGACAAAAAGGCGAACCCTTTGCTCCAGGTGCTAATCCTATGCATGGTAGGGATACAAAGGGAGCCTTAGCATCTTTGGCATCTGTTGCTAAACTCCCCTACGAAGATGCTCAAGACGGTATTTCCTACACCTTTTCTGTTGTGCCAAAGGCCTTAGGAAAAACATTAGAGGATAGAGTGAAGATTTTGACCTCTTTACTTGACGGTTATTTTTCTCAAGGAGGACACCATATTAATATTAACGTATTTGATAGAGAAACGTTAATTGATGCTATGGAGCATCCAGAAAAGTATCCTCAACTAACTATTCGTGTTTCTGGGTATGCTGTTAACTTTATTAAATTAACTAAAGAACAACAAATGGACGTTATTGATAGAACCTTCCATGGAACTATCCACTAAAAAATCATCTTTGTTGTAGTGTTAATATCTCCCCTTCTACAGGAAAAGGAGAACAAGTGCTATAGGAAATAACTTAAACTTTGATTCAGAGGGATTAAAACCTCCCTCTGAATTAAATCTCATTATATTTTAAGGTAGGTGTCATCTATGTCTATAAAGGGTCGAATTCATTCTGTTGAAACCTTTGGTACCGTTGATGGACCAGGTATTCGCTATATTGTTTTTTTTCAAGGTTGTCCTTTAAAGTGTAAATTTTGTCATAATAGGGATACGTGGAATTTACAAGGAGGCAAAGAAACAACTGTTGAAGCTGTAGTAGAAGATATTAAAAAATATATTCCTTTTATGAATGCCTCTGGGGGTGGTGTTACCATCAGTGGCGGTGAGCCTACCCTACAAATGGAGTTTTTGTTGAGCTTACTGAAGGAGTTAAAGAAATATGACATTCATGTTGCTTTAGATACTTCGGGTTTTATAAAGCTTCAACCGGAATTAGAGGAAATATTAAAGTATATTGACCTAGTTCTTTTAGATATAAAGCATATGTCTCCAAAAAAACATAAAGATTTGACCGGGGTTGCTAATGATCGTATCTTATCTTTTGCAAAATATATCGATGCTAAAGGAATAGATATTTGGATCAGACATGTTGTTATCCCTACTTTGACCAATGGAATAGAGGATATTGAACTAATGGCACAGTTTATTCTTTCTCTAAATTCAGTAAAAAAGGTGGAACTTCTACCTTATCACTCTATGGGAAAATTCAAATGGAAAACTATTGAAGGTTTTTATCCTTTAGAAAACATTCCAGACGCTACAGAGGGTGACCTTTTAAAAGCAAAGCATTCATTTGCTCAATACGGGTTGAATATTTCATCAGAATCTAAACTTGCATAGTAAAACAGAAATCCTTTAGTGTTTTAAATCATTGCTAAAAAATGATTTATAAACGTTAAAGGATTTTTTATGACAATGGGACAGGGATTTCTAGATAAGAATTCTTTTGTAATTGTATCACCTTTACATTCTGTTATATTATCAGCTATACTAGTAATATAACAAAACACTGTAATTTACTAAACTAAAGGAGGTTTTACATAATGGAATTTACTATTGGTGTAGTTACCGCCAGTGACAAGGGCTCCATTGGCCAGCGACAGGATACAAGTGGTCCTTTAATCGCTGAAATTTTACAGGATTTAGGAGGGATTTTAAAGGAATATGTAATTGTTCCTGACGAAAGACAAAAAATTGCTGATACCCTTCAATATATGTGTGATGTTACAAAGCTAGATGTTATTTTTACTACTGGAGGTACGGGCTTTTCTCCTAGAGATGTTACACCTGAAGCAACTCTTGATGTTATCGAAAGACTGGTTCCAGGTATCCCTGAAGCTATCCGGATGAAAAGCCTTTCTATCACTCCTAAGGCTATGTTATCCCGTGGTGTAGCTGGTATTCGAAAACAAACCCTCATTATTAATTTGCCTGGTAGCCCTAAAGGGGTTCGAGAAAGCTTAGAGGTAATCTTACCAGCTCTTTCCCATGGTATTGGTATATTAAAAGGTATTGAAGGAGAGTGTGGTAATCATAAAAAA carries:
- the sigF gene encoding RNA polymerase sporulation sigma factor SigF, which encodes MNIPAFSGEYNEILGHEETMELIKKAQKGDMQAQETLVSHNLGLVRSMINRFANRGYEKEDLFQLGCIGLIKAIKKFDSSYDVKFSTYAVPMIVGEIKRFLRDDGIIKVSRNLKQTASKVKIAKEKLFKELGREATLQELAIELNIDKEEIVMALDSNAHPEYLYDIIHHDDGAPIYLIDKISKDESLNDADLIDKLLLQDTLAKLEARERQIIMLRYFKDKTQTEIAEILGISQVQVSRIEKKVLQCMKELMKKT
- the pflB gene encoding formate C-acetyltransferase, with product MNNTYKFKTAKWTEGIDVRSFIQANYSPYYGNHDFLVEPTDETKKLWDEVLRLMELERKNNGTLDIDTDTISTIISHQPGYIDKDREKIVGLQTDMPLKRAVMPYGGIRMVESACKAYGYELNQQIKDIFRNYRKTHNDGVFDAYTEEMLAARKAGIITGLPDAYGRGRIIGDYRRVALYGVDRLIEDKVQQKKSLELDSIDEAAIRLREEIQEQIKALQELKDMAKSYGFDISNGAANAFEAVQWLYFAYLAAVKEQNGAAMSLGRVSTFLDIYIERDIAEGRLTEEEAQELVDHFVMKLRMVRFLRTPDYNELFSGDPTWITECIGGMGLDGRPLVTKTSFRILHTLYNLGAAPEPNLTVLWSDQLPENFKNYCSKVSIDTSSLQYESDDLMRPYWGDDYGIACCVSAMPIGKQMQFFGARCNLAKALLYAINGGRDEMTGLQIGPKFESITSEYLDYDEVMDKFNTFIDWIAKLYVNTLNVIHYMHDKYAYEKIQMALHDRDVIRTMACGIAGLSVCTDALSAIKYSKVKTVRNEAGLVVDYEIQGDFPKYGNNEDVVDKIAVTLVKRFMDAIRKNKTYRNAIPTQSVLTITSNVVYGKKTGSTPDGRQKGEPFAPGANPMHGRDTKGALASLASVAKLPYEDAQDGISYTFSVVPKALGKTLEDRVKILTSLLDGYFSQGGHHININVFDRETLIDAMEHPEKYPQLTIRVSGYAVNFIKLTKEQQMDVIDRTFHGTIH
- the pflA gene encoding pyruvate formate-lyase-activating protein, with amino-acid sequence MSIKGRIHSVETFGTVDGPGIRYIVFFQGCPLKCKFCHNRDTWNLQGGKETTVEAVVEDIKKYIPFMNASGGGVTISGGEPTLQMEFLLSLLKELKKYDIHVALDTSGFIKLQPELEEILKYIDLVLLDIKHMSPKKHKDLTGVANDRILSFAKYIDAKGIDIWIRHVVIPTLTNGIEDIELMAQFILSLNSVKKVELLPYHSMGKFKWKTIEGFYPLENIPDATEGDLLKAKHSFAQYGLNISSESKLA
- a CDS encoding MogA/MoaB family molybdenum cofactor biosynthesis protein translates to MEFTIGVVTASDKGSIGQRQDTSGPLIAEILQDLGGILKEYVIVPDERQKIADTLQYMCDVTKLDVIFTTGGTGFSPRDVTPEATLDVIERLVPGIPEAIRMKSLSITPKAMLSRGVAGIRKQTLIINLPGSPKGVRESLEVILPALSHGIGILKGIEGECGNHKK
- the spoIIAB gene encoding anti-sigma F factor, producing the protein MEYKNYMKLEFDNKSQNEAFARIVVAAFASQLDPTIEEISDIKTAVSEAVTNSIIHGYENKSGLVTITCRINADELEIIVEDEGIGIEDIERAREPLYTSKPDLERSGMGFTVMETFMDYIDVYSEIGKGTKITMMKKFKSLSED
- the spoIIAA gene encoding anti-sigma F factor antagonist, coding for MQLYYEIIENTLIVKLKGELDHHVAQQIRTELDEMIINKRSKNLIFDLKELKFMDSSGIGVIIGRYKNINKLGGKVAVVEVSEKIDKIFSLAGLYRIIGKYKNKTDALKSV